GGCCGCACGTAGGAGGTGTCTCGAAAATCCTCCACGGGCTACCGACGCAATACGGGTTAGGCCCAGCGGGGTCCGCATACCCATTGGCGGAGAGGCCCGCGTCGTAGTCCATCTTTCCATCCCCATCGTTGTCGATTCCGTCCTGGCACTGAGGGCTCTCGGTGAAATAGCCGGCATTGAAGCAGCCGGGATCACCGCCGGCAAAGTCCGTGAAACCGTCGCCGTCGTTGTCCTCGCCATCGGCACAGGGACGCGGGAGGAAGGCAATCCAGCCCTCCGCCCTACCGTTGGGATTGACGCCATCGCCGACCACGACCTGACCGTCGGCGGAGACGCCTCGGGCTGACCGAAGGATCCAACCGCTCGTATCGACCCCATGTGCAGCGAGAAGTTCGCTCACGCGCTCGATACCGCGCTCCTCCGTCCAGAGGAACGCCACATCCAGACCCGAATCATCGCTGCGGCCCACGACCACCGAGCCATCAGCGGATACGGAAAACGCCGCACCGGCGTGTCCCGAGCGGGGGGGCAGGTAGCCAAGGGTGCGCTTCACACCTGCCTGCCACCGAAAGGGCTGTTCCCCCAATCCAAAGACCCTGCTGGTCCCGACGATGGTGGAACCGTCGGCGGAAGCCGCGTAGGCGGCGCTCAAGGGTGCCCGAGGCGAGAGGACGCCGAGACCAAAAGGCGAATTGTGGGGAGCAGACCAATACATGGCCTCCGCGTATCCGGGGCGGGTGCCCGCGCCCACGATGATGCTGCCGTCAGCTGACACTCCCGTCGCCGCGCTTTCGTACGGACCGAGGGGAAGATCCGCCAACGGCAAGAGCGAGCCGGCGCTCCAACGGAAGCCCAGCTGGAGGGTCTGAAAGTACGCTCTACCGACCACCACGCTTCCATCGGCGGAGACTCCGTTGGCTTCGCTGGATCCCGAGCCCACGAGGTGGCCGAAGCCGATGGCGGGGCCGGGCGCTTCCCATCGAAATGGCTCCCTGGTGCTCACGGCGCCGGAACGATGCTGGTATCCAACGACTACGGACCCGTCATGGGAGACTGCACGGGCTTTGCTGAGTGGACGTGCGATCGCTGAGAGGCCCGTTGTTCTCGTCCAGCGAACCGCGGACCAACTCCCCCCGATCCAGGCTTGTCCTACGACGGCACTTCCGTCTCCGGAAACCGCGAGAGCGAGACTCGAGTCGCCGCCGGGGAGGTGACCCATCCCGATCAGGCTGGCTTGGGCCCAGGCACCCGAGGCAATTGACAGGATCCACGGGAGGACCAGTCGTCTCGCGAGTGGCCTCGACAATGCCGTCAGGGGATTCTCCTTGAGAGCCGACCTGAATCGCTCCGGGGGCCGCCGCCGGCCTTTGGTTGGTCCCCAAGCTAGGGAACTGGCATGCCACCGCACAAGCCGACATCTCCATTGGAGACTGAACCTCCGGGTTCTCGGGAGACTCTGTCGTGTCCTGGGTTTCGCGGAGGCGAATAACTGGACTCGTGCTGCCGTTCACGATGCGTGCGCCCTGGGTCATGGAAGCCTCAGGCTTCTCAGGCCTGCCCGGCGACAATTGGGCGACAAGCATCTACTCGTCGGAGTCCTTGTTTCTCGCGGACTTGCGACGCTTCTTCACGAGTTGGAGTCCCGTTGGGGACGCCACTCTGCGAAACCGCGGACTTGGCGCGGCCCGAAGTGGGCGGGCGGCAGGCGGCGGCAAAGTTCCGGCATGTAGGGCTGGGAAGCCCAGGTCCCCTGCCTGCGATCACGACTCCCTGATGGATGGTCCTGCTCGCTATGGCCCTGCATATCAGACTCGCGACCGATCAGTCAGCGCCGCTCAGCGACCGCGTAGCGTTCGACCCCGTGCGCCGGTTCGGTGTCGATGTCGGAGATCATCGCCCAACCGGTACCGTCGATGTACTCGGGTAGATCCTCGCTGCGGACGGCGGACTTCCAAGGCTCTCCGACGAGGCGCACGAGGACCGAGAGGATTTTTCGTTCACCGGGGATCGTGTGTGTGAACACGATCCGGCTTCCTGGCGAAGTGCAGGCGCCCGTCTCACTCAGCAGACCTCGCACCTCATCGTCTGTCAGGTACTGGAAGAGGCCCTCTGCCACGAGCACCGAGGGCTGTGAGAACTGCCAGCGACCGTCCTCCGACAACACCCTCGAGAGAGCACGCTCGCCGAGATCGGCCGCGATCTGAATCATGTTCGCCGGCTGACCCTCTATGGCGACTCCTCTGGCCGTGGCCGCAGAGGTCGTGGGATGGTCGATCTCGAAGAAGCGCACGTGGCTGTGTTGCGGCGCGAGTCTCAGGCAAAGGGTGTCGAAGCCAGCACCGAGGACCAGCACCTGTCGCGCGCCCTGCCTTATCGCGGCCTCCACCTGCTGGTGCACGAAGATCTTGCGATGGCCGAAGCCTTCCCACTGCCCCGGCATCATGTGATCCTGGATCTGGTAGACGCGGACCATCCACTGCTTCTTCGATGCGCGCATCAGGCCTGGGCCGTAGCCCGGTGACCCCGAGGCCAGGAGCAGGCGCTCGCTGATTTCTGCCAGACCAAGAGGAAGCCGTTGCGCCCAGTCGTCCTTCACGCTCAACGTGATCAAGCCAAGCGCAACCTTGAGAGCCGTCTGGCTGATTCGCCCTTGTTTCACGACCGAATCCCTTGGAGATTCCTGTATGGCGAGAGGATGCGCGGTTCACGCCGACTAACGAAGCCTACAGGATGAGAGCCCTCGGCCGAGAACGCGGCAGCTCTTGCAGCATCGTAGCAGCAGGGGTTGGATCGATCGCCAAGCCGTCAAGACTCGGGTTGACTCCGAACTCCTGGCCCGCCCAACTGCCGGCTGAAAGGCCTCGCCCGCTTCTAGCTGGATCGACCTTTGCCGCTGATCTTGAGAAAGCCAACAAGAGACGAGAGGAGCAGCCAGCCAGAAGAAGGCGCCGGGAGAACCCCAACCTCCGTCTTGATCATCAAATGATCCCAGTTCGTGTCGTGACCGTTGAGCTGAACGCCGGTGATGTATCCGATGTCTGTCGGTGCTGCATAGAAGGAATCATGAAGGGCGACCGCGTTCAACCCGGCCGCCCATGCAAATGCCATGTCACTGATGCTTGGAATCGGTTCGACAGAAAACGTTCCCAATGTTCCGAACCATGTGATTCTGCCTGAGTCCAGGAAGGGTTCATGATAGATGGCAGCTTCGGTAACGACTTCTCCAGGCGCCAGAGTGAAGGTGATCGTGTGCCCAGTCCCTAGACCACCTTGCAAGAACAGCGAATGCTGAGCTTCTCCGGCCAGCGAGACAACACCCTCTCCAGCCTGAAAGAACACGGCATTGTTAGTAGGCAGCAGATCTGTCGAATGCACGAATACTGCGTCGGCGAACCCGCTCGCTGCTGGATCGCTGTCGAGATTGAAATCTTCCACGTACGTGGGAATAAACGAGATCACGGCGCCGGCCCCTTGGGACCAGAACAGAATCATGCTTGCCAATAGAAGACGCGACGCTGAGTTTCTTGCCAACAGATACCGCTCCCCGAGAAAAAGCCATTTATGCTTCAAATTCGGTGCGAGTCAAGCAGAATCGCCCCGCTGAACAGCATGGTCTCACCCGTGGAGTATGAACTACGGCACGCATCGTGAACGGCAGCAGGGTCCAGTTGTTCGCCTCCGAAAACCCAGGACACACCATTCGCCTGCAACCACGCCCCGGGCTCCCCATTTCGAGGTGTGCCGATCTTGTGTCAACCACCAGATTCCTTTTCTAGTGATCTGCAACGTGTCGGCCTTGCTTGGGTGGCCAGAAACCTTGAGAAATCAAGCGGTTTCAGTGGTGCCCAGGACTGGAGTCGAACCAGCACGTCCTTGCGAACACTAGATTCTGAGTCTAGCGCGTCTACCAATTCCGCCACCTGGGCACAGGCCGGAGGAGGCTACGGGGCGGTCCCCGGGCCGTCAACTCGCGCCGGATGGACGTCCTTCCGGCCTCGAAACTTCAACTCGCAGCCGCGTTTTCGCCATCTGCATCGGCCATCGCGCCAAGCTCTGCACCGAGGCGTTCATACTCTGCGTAGAGGGCTTCGATTTCGCTTCCCAGTTCGGTGCGCTCGGCTTCCAGGCCGCGCAGGCGGTCCGGCTCCTTGAACAGGCCGGGATCGGCCAGCTTCCAGCCGAGTTCGGAGACGGCGCTCTCCTTTTCGAGGATCTCGGCTTCGATCTTCTCGATGCGCCGCTCGATCTTCTGCCGGGCCTTGCGGCGCTCGCGTTCGTCGCGTCGGCGCTCCTTGTTGGAAGCCGGTTCGGGCGGCGTCGGTTTCTTCTGCTCGGGCGGCGCAGCGGCCAGCGCCTCGGGTGCGTCCTTCTTTGGCTTCGTCTGCTTCGGCTCGGCGACTCTTCGCAGATAGTCGTCGTAGTTTCCCGGGAAGAAGCGCAGCCGACCGTCTTCCACCTCGATGACGCGCGATGCCAGCGAGTTGATGAACGCACGATCGTGCGAGATGAACACGAGGGTTCCCTTGTACCCGCCGAGCGCCTCTTCGAGCACCTCGCAGGCTTGAACGTCCAGGTGGTTGGTCGGCTCGTCGAGCACCAGCACATTCGAAGGTCGAAGCAGCAGCTTGGCCAGGGCGAGGCGCGCCTTCTCGCCACCGGAGAGAACGCTGACACGTTTCTCCACGTCATCACCACTGAACAGGAACGCGCCGAGATGACCACGCAGACGGGCTACATCACCCGTCTCGGCACCGCTTTCCAGTTCCCCCAGGACGCTGCGCTTCGGGTCCAGGGATTCGAGTTGATGCTGGGCGTAGAACGCTACCTCGACCCGATGGCCAAGCTCGCGCTTGCCTGTCTCGAAAGGCAACACGCCCGCCAGGATCCGAAGCAGCGTTGATTTTCCGGCACCGTTCGGCCCGACCAACGCGACGCGGTCGCCCCGCTCGATCTGGAGGTCGATGCCTTCATAGACGATCTTGTCGTCGTATCGCTTGTGGATGTCTTCCAGGGCGATCGGAATGGCCCCGGCCCGCGAGGGCTCGGGGATCTTCAAGCGAATGCGCCGTTTGTCCTCGTCCGGCAGTTCGATCTGTTCCTGCCGTTCGAGGGACTTGACGCGGCTCTGCACCTGTCGCGCCTTGCTCGCCTTGGAACGGAAGCGTTCGATGAAGCGTTCGGTTTCCGCCGTCTTCCGATCTTGGCTCTTCTTGCGAGCCAGTAGCTCTTCTTTGCGGCGTACACGCTCTTCGAGATAGAAGTCGTAGCCGCCCGGGTAGACCATGAAGCGTCCGAGGGCGAGTTCGGCCACTCGTCGCACGTGCCGGCGCAGGAACGTGCGATCGTGGGAGATGACGATCACGCCTCCGCGAAAGGCGGTCAGGGTTTCTTCGAACCATTGGATCGAGGGCAGGTCGAGGTGGTTGGTGGGTTCGTCGAGGAGCAACACATCCGGCTCGGCGAGCAGCAACTTGGCGAGCTCCACCCGCATCAGCCAGCCACCACTGAAGGTTCGCAGTGGGCGTCCGCGAGCTTCTTCGCTGAAGCCCAGGCCGGCCAGGATGCGTTCGATTCGCGCTTCGCGTTCGAAGCCGCCCGCATGCTCGAAGCGGGCGTTGGCCGCATCGTAGGCCTCCGCCAGGTCGCTGCTCACTTCGCCGGCTTCGGTCATCTGGGCTTCGAGTTCGCGCAGGTCCCGCTCCAGATCCTCGATATGGGCCAGGGCGCGGCCGGTCTCTTCGCGGACCGTGCAGTCCTGGGCCGGGTCGATCTCCTGGCGGAGAATGCCGACGCGGGCGCCGCGGCGGACACTGCGCCGGCCCGCATCCGGCGCTTCGTCGCCCGCGGCGATGCGTAGAAGTGTGGTCTTGCCGGCGCCATTGGCACCGACCAGGCCGATGCGATCGCCTGCGCCTACCTCCAACGACACGCCGCTGAACAGCGAGCGCGAGCCGAAGCTGCGAGAGACGTCATCGAGCCGGAGCAACATGGGGCCGGGAACCTAGGCAGCCGATGCCCTGGGCGCGAATCCCCCTCAACTCGGGCGCCACCTACGCCGAAACGGGGATCGGGGGTTACGCAAGGTGAACACGGAGAAGCTGCTCGAGATCGGAGAACGAGGGATCCACCTGCTCTTTGACCGGCAGATGATCTCGGAAGCCTTCGAGCAGGATGCGGATCTCCTCCGTGAGGATGTCTCCGGGCGCCTGGAGGAGATCCAGAGGGCGATTCAAGCCCTGGTGGAATTCGAGACGCCAGAGCAGGGACATCGCTTCGTCGCGCACCTGGCGCCCTCGGTTCGCCACGTGCTCGTGCTCCTGTACTTCGAGCTCCTCGATGGCCGGCTTCGCCAAAACCCCACCCTCCACTAGAAGAAGCGGAAGCGGGGACGTTCTTTCCGCTGTTTCCGTTATCCGGTTTCCCGCGGAGGGGGAAATCGGATAACGGAAACAGCGGAAAGAACGTCCCCGCTATCTCGATCGGCTGCGGGTTCGCTCGATGAGTTCGGGGACGGAGAGTGCGAGCGGGAGTCGGACGCGTTCGCCGCGTTTGGTGCGGAAGAGCAGGTGCCCCTTGTCGCGGGCGTGGAAGAAGAGGTCGCGGAGGAGGGCGACGTCTTGTTGGCAGTAGCTTTCGATCTCGTCGATGCGGCCTTCCTTCCACCACTGAAGGGATTGCAGGCCGTCTGCACTCTTGGCGACGCCCAGGGTTTCCTCTCCGAGGTGGCCGAGGGCCAGACGAAAGCCCAGGCGCGTGTGGATGGCCTCGAGCAGGTCGAAGCTGGCCAGGTTCCGCAGGCCGTCATCCGTGTAGCCCTGCAGCACCTGGTAGTCGAAGCGGATCGAGTTGAAACCGATCACCAGATCGGCGGCGGCGAGATCGGCGAGGAGTGAGTCGACCTGCGCTTCACGGTAGGTCTTGAAGGCTTGCTCCCGACTATCCCAGGTGCAGGCCAGGGCCATGCGCATCAGATGGGCGTTATGCCAGCCGCCGACATCCTTGGCGCTGCGTTGGGTCTCGAGGTCGAACCAGATGAGTCGCGGCTCGGGGCCCGATTGGGCTTCGGCCTCCGGAGCGGGATTCGGGGTGCTGGCGAGCCGGATTTCCTCGTCCGGGAGTTCGGGCAACGGCTCCTGCCCGAGCGTGAGCTCCAGAACCCGTAGTGCCGCGGCCTTGTCGATCGGGCGGTTCCCGTTGCCGCAGCGCGGGGAGTGCACGCAGCCGGGACAGCCGCTCTCACAGGCACAATCGTGGATCAGCTGGTAGGTGGTTTCCAGCAGGCCTTCGATACGGTCAAAAGCGCTCGAGGTAAGGCCCATTCCGCCATCGTGTCCGTCGTAGAAGAACACCGCCGCCCGGCCGAGTTGTGGATGGCGGGTGTAGGAGATGCCGGCCACGTCGAAGCGGTCGCAGAGGGCGAAGAGGGGGAATACGGCGAGAGCCGCGTGTTCCACCGCGTGGATGCCGCCCATCACGTGGCGTTCCTCGCGTTCCAGTACACCCGGGATTTCGTCGGGCATCTCCAGCCAGATCCCGGTCGTTTCGTACGAGGTCGGCGGAAGCTCGAGGGGCTCGGTTCCGAGTAGTTCCTGGCCGCGAACCCGCCGCCGTTCGAAACCTGTGACGTGGGTGGTGACTTTGACTCGGCCCTGGGTGAGGCGGATGTTGCCAGCGGGGCGCGTGCGATCCCGGCTGAGGATTTCCGTCTCCTTCTCCGAGATGGCCTTCGTGAAGTAGACGGCTTCGACCGGCTCGACCGTGACCCGGCGTTCATCGAGTTCGAGTCGCGTGACCACGAAGGAGCGTCCCGCATGCAGGTAGATCGCTCCCTCGTGGCACTCGGTGTAGACATTCCCGGCGCCGATCTGCCCGATGATCCGAGGCTTTCCCTTGCCGTCTCGTTGGTTGGCGAGAACGATGGTGTAGCTGGCTCCCGCCGAGCGCAGGCTCACGTGGCGATGGGGGTTGCGGCGAGACGCGAACCAGCGATCGCCCGACTCGCTCTTCAGGAGCTCGCCGGCCTCTTCGAGTCGGCCGATGGAGGCCTGGACCGCGGGCGCTTGAAAGGCCGGCTCGTTGGCGCGGAGAGGGACCTCGGCAGCAGCACAAGGCAGATGGGCGTCCAGGATCTGGCTGTTGTTCGGGTCGAGGACTGCGTGTTCGAAGCGCCCCGAGAAGAAGGCTCGGGGATGGGCGACGAAATACTGATCCAAGGCATCCGGCTGGGCGATCATCGCGATCAGGGCTTCGTCTCGGCGCCCGACCCGGCCTGCTCGTTGCCAGGTCGCGATCTGGCTGCCGGGGTAGCCGACCAGCAAGCAGACATCGAGACCGCCGACATCGATCCCCATCTCGAGGGCCGAGGTCGAGATCACGCCCATCAGATCGCCCTTGAAGAGCTTGCGTTCGATCTCCCGGCGCTCTTCGGGCAGGAAGCCCGCGCGATAGGAGCTGATCTTGTCGGCCAGAGCCGGATCGCCTTGCACGATCCAGGTATGCATCAATTCGGTTACGCGGCGGGCCTTGGTGAACGCGATGGTGCGCAAGCCGTGGCCCACGGCCAGGCGAAACAACTGGCTCGCCACCGTATAGGGCGAAAGCTGAGGATTCATGAGTAGGACGTGACGTCGACTGCGGGATGCGCCATCGCTCTCGACCACTTCGAACGGGCGTCCCGCCAGGTTGCTGGCCAGCTCGCCCGGGTTGGCCACGGTGGCCGATGCGCAGACGAGCTGCGGTTTCGATCCGTGGTTGCGTGCGACTCGCAAGAGACGTCGCAAGACCTGTGAGACATGGGATCCGAAGATCCCGCGGTAGGTATGCAACTCGTCCACGACCACGAGGCGCAGGCCGCGGAAGAGACCATCCCAGCTCTGGTGATGCGGGAGGATGCCGAGGTGGAGCATGTCCGGGGTCGTGATGAGGACGTTAGGCGGATTCTCGCGGATCTTCTTGCGACGCGAAGGAGGGGTGTCTCCGTCGTAGATCTCGACGCGCGGCCGGTCGTCCTGGGACATCAACCCGAGGGCGGTGATGTCCAGCTCGAGTTTGGCCCGCTGATCCTGTTCGAGGGCTTTCAGGGGGAACAAGAAGATCGCCCGCGCGTCGCGGTCGGCGAGTGCCTGCTCCAACGTAGGCAGGCTGTAGACGAGGGATTTTCCGCTGGCGGTCGGCGTCGCCAGGACCACATCCTTCCCCGAACGCAGGGCTTGGATGGCACGGCTCTGGTGGGCGTAGGGGGCGGAGATGCCGCGCGTCTTGAGGATCTGCTGAAGCGGAACCGGGAGTTCGAGTTCGGGGGCGAGATCGGGCTCCTGGGGTGGCAGGACCTCGTGGTGGCGCAGGGCCGAGGAGAGATCTGCGTCGGCAGCAATGGCATCGAGGAAGGCTGCGATGCGTTCGCCGGTCCCTCCGCCGCCGGACGCGACGTTCCCGCTCGTGCGGCTTGTCCGTCCAGGGCCTACTCGATCTGCTTGCTTCGACACATCCCCATTCGCCCGCCAATGCTGCAGACGCCTTTCGACTGTTTCCGCCGGTGGGAGGTGCGGCGGTGGTGAAACGGGGACGATCGAAGACTACCACCCATCGCATCGACGTCATGGGCGCCTTGTGGGTTGGCGCCGGGAGCGGCAAGGTCTTCCGCGATGCGTCTCTCCCTCCAGAGCCAATACGCGATCTGCGGGATGTTCGATCTCGCGTACCATGGGGAAGAGGGCCCGGTGCAGGTGCGCGTGATCGGTGAACGCCAGCGGATCCCGCGACGCTTTCTGGAACAGATCTTCCAGCGCCTCCGAAAGGCCGGGCTGGTGCGTGGCAAACGCGGGCCGGGTGGCGGCTACGTGTTGGCTCGAGACGCCGAGCAGGTGACGCTGCGAGATATCGTCGAGGCGGTGGAGGGCCCCCTGGGAGATGCCCTGGCGCCTGGTCCGCCGCCCAGAGATCGGGAAGTTCCGGAGCGTCCGACGTTTCTGTGGCCGGATCTGGCAGCTCGCATCCAGGGAGCACTCGAAAGCGTGAGCTTGGAAGGCCTGTGTCGGCAGGCTGCCGAGGCTGGCGTCGAGCGGGCCAGCGCAGCGGGCCGTACCTGGCATATCTGAGCCAGCGCGCTCCGCCTGAATTCCCTGGCTCCGAACCCTCGAGGCTGCGTATCCTGGCGCCATGAGGTTTCCAATGGCGAACCCCGATGGTGCTCCTGCTTCCGGCAGCGCGGCGAAGGATGCGAATGCTCCTCCCCGAGAGGCGTCGCCGCTCGACCCGGGCCGCCACGCCGAGATCCACCATCGGCCTGGCCTCGCGCTCCTGGTTGGGACGAGGAAGGGCGCCTGGATCCTTCGGCCGGACGCGGCCCGCGAGGTATGGACGACCGAGGGGCCGGTGTTCCTGGGGAACGTGGCACATCACTTCTGCCTCGACCCGCGTGACGGTCGAACCCTGCTGATCGCCGCGAGGGCAGGGCATCTGGGGCCGACCGTGTTCCGGTCCACCGATGGGGGCAGGAACTGGCAAGAGGCTACGCGTCCGCCGGCCTTTCCCAAGCCCTCGCCGGCCGGGCGCCAACGGGCCGTGGAACAGGTGTTCTGGCTGACGCCCGGCCACGCGGATCAGCCTGGGGTCTGGTACGCAGGGACCGCGCCGGAAGGGCTCTTCCGCAGTGAGGACGGGGGCCTGACCTGGGATGGTGTGGATGGCTGGAACGACCATGCGAGCTGGGACCTCTGGGCTGAGCCGGACGATGCGGAACAATCGACGCCGGACGGTTCGCCCCTCCACTCGGTGAGGATCGATCCACGCGATCCCTCCCATCTGTATCTCTCGACCTCGAGCGGGGGGGTGTTCGAGAGCCTTCGAGCGGGTGCGGACTGGCGGCCGCTGAATGGCGGTGTGGAAGCGAATTTCTTGCCGGATCCGTTCCCCGAGACCGGCCAGGATACCCACCACCTGGCCATGCATCCCAAGGCGCCGGACGTCCTCTACCAGCAGAACCATTGCGGTATCTACCGCCTCGAGCGGCCCGGCAAACAGTGGACACGGATCGGTGACAACATGCCGAAGGACGTGGGGGACATCGGCTTCCCGATTTCCCTGCATCCCCGGGATCCGGATACGGCCTGGGTGTTTCCGATGGACGGTACGGACGTCTGGCCACGCACGAGCCCGGCTGGCCGGCCGGCGGTCTATCGCACCCGCGACGCTGGCAAGAGCTGGGAGCGCCAGGATGCGGGTCTTCCGGCGCAGCAGGCCTGGCTCACGGTGAAGCGTCAATCGATGGCGGTGGATGAACGCGATCCGGTTGGCGTGTACTTCGGCACCACCAATGGAGACGTCTGGGCAAGCGCGGACGAGGGCGCCAGCTGGCAATGCATCGCTCCCCACCTGCCCCATGTGTACTCCATCGAGGCCGTGGAGTTCGTCGCGTGAAGGTGTCGATTCCCGAGCCGCTGCGAGGCTACACCGGCGCCGGGGAGGTCGATGCGGAGGGCGCTTCCGTCGATGAGCTGCTTCGCGATCTCGACCGGCTCTACCCGGGCCTTCGTTTCCGCATGGTGGATGAGCGGGATCGTCTCCGGCCCCACTTGCGGGTGTTCATCAATCGAGAGCGCGCACGCGGCCTGCAGGAGCCCCTCCGCGAGGGGGACCAGGTGCAGATCCTCCAGGCGCTGAGCGGTGGGTAGTGGGTTGTCTGCCCCCAGGGGACAGTGCCCCGACCAGCGGGACGGGTGAAATCCCCGAGGGTGTTCCGTAGAATGCCGCGGTCCCACGCAGGGGCCGAGTTGCCCAGGACGGGCCGTGAGCGGACGCATCGACGTAGATCGGTCTCTGTGAGCGGACGCATCGACGTAGAACGGTCGCTGCCTCCGGTGGCAGTGCCCGCGATCGTGTGGAACGAGCTTCGGGGCCATGCCCTGGAGACGGTTCCTGAGGAGTGCTGCGGGCTCCTCCTGGGCAAGGAAGCCGGTCGCTACGAGAGGGTGGTCCGCTGTCGCAACGAAATGACGCGGTTGCACCAGGAAGACCCGCAGTCCCATCCGCTCGACGGACGGGAGGCGTTTCACATGAACGAGATGGACTACGTGCGGATCCAGCAACAGGCCAAAGAGGAACGGGTTCAGGTGACCGCGGTCTACCACTCCCACGTAGGCGCTGGCGCGTACTTCTCCGAGATGGATCAAGCCTATGCCCTCGAACCGTTGTTTCCGTTCCCCGATGCAGATCATCTGGTGATCTCCGTGGTAGAACGCCGAGTCCGAGACATCGCCATCTTTCGCTATGAGCGAGCGACAGGTGGTTTCGAAGGACGCGTGCTCAGCACGGAGGCCCCGTGAAGCGGCTGATCGGATTGTTGCTGGTAGCCCATGCCCTGGGTTGCGCTGGCCCGCGGTACAGCTTCGAGGATCTTCCGGAGGCGCCGATCGCCCTCGTCTACCGGAACATGACGGAGGCCGAGCAGGCCGCCGACGCGTTCTACAAGATGGAGGAGAAACTTCGGACCGCGCGAACCGGCATTCGGCCCCGGAAACGCCAGAACACGCTGAACGTCGATGAGATGGCCCAGGCCTTCGGCGTCTACGGATCCGGTGAGACGCGCGCGGCTTCTTCCCTTGGACATCTGGCGCTGCTCGATCCGAGGACGGGGGTGGTCTCGATCGCCGATTGGGCGCCCCGCGGCTCCCGCCC
This window of the bacterium genome carries:
- a CDS encoding PEP-CTERM sorting domain-containing protein, which translates into the protein MGHLPGGDSSLALAVSGDGSAVVGQAWIGGSWSAVRWTRTTGLSAIARPLSKARAVSHDGSVVVGYQHRSGAVSTREPFRWEAPGPAIGFGHLVGSGSSEANGVSADGSVVVGRAYFQTLQLGFRWSAGSLLPLADLPLGPYESAATGVSADGSIIVGAGTRPGYAEAMYWSAPHNSPFGLGVLSPRAPLSAAYAASADGSTIVGTSRVFGLGEQPFRWQAGVKRTLGYLPPRSGHAGAAFSVSADGSVVVGRSDDSGLDVAFLWTEERGIERVSELLAAHGVDTSGWILRSARGVSADGQVVVGDGVNPNGRAEGWIAFLPRPCADGEDNDGDGFTDFAGGDPGCFNAGYFTESPQCQDGIDNDGDGKMDYDAGLSANGYADPAGPNPYCVGSPWRIFETPPTCGLGAELALLIPLMLAWRSRKLAGRTAA
- a CDS encoding SAM-dependent methyltransferase, with amino-acid sequence MKQGRISQTALKVALGLITLSVKDDWAQRLPLGLAEISERLLLASGSPGYGPGLMRASKKQWMVRVYQIQDHMMPGQWEGFGHRKIFVHQQVEAAIRQGARQVLVLGAGFDTLCLRLAPQHSHVRFFEIDHPTTSAATARGVAIEGQPANMIQIAADLGERALSRVLSEDGRWQFSQPSVLVAEGLFQYLTDDEVRGLLSETGACTSPGSRIVFTHTIPGERKILSVLVRLVGEPWKSAVRSEDLPEYIDGTGWAMISDIDTEPAHGVERYAVAERR
- a CDS encoding ABC-F family ATP-binding cassette domain-containing protein, with protein sequence MLLRLDDVSRSFGSRSLFSGVSLEVGAGDRIGLVGANGAGKTTLLRIAAGDEAPDAGRRSVRRGARVGILRQEIDPAQDCTVREETGRALAHIEDLERDLRELEAQMTEAGEVSSDLAEAYDAANARFEHAGGFEREARIERILAGLGFSEEARGRPLRTFSGGWLMRVELAKLLLAEPDVLLLDEPTNHLDLPSIQWFEETLTAFRGGVIVISHDRTFLRRHVRRVAELALGRFMVYPGGYDFYLEERVRRKEELLARKKSQDRKTAETERFIERFRSKASKARQVQSRVKSLERQEQIELPDEDKRRIRLKIPEPSRAGAIPIALEDIHKRYDDKIVYEGIDLQIERGDRVALVGPNGAGKSTLLRILAGVLPFETGKRELGHRVEVAFYAQHQLESLDPKRSVLGELESGAETGDVARLRGHLGAFLFSGDDVEKRVSVLSGGEKARLALAKLLLRPSNVLVLDEPTNHLDVQACEVLEEALGGYKGTLVFISHDRAFINSLASRVIEVEDGRLRFFPGNYDDYLRRVAEPKQTKPKKDAPEALAAAPPEQKKPTPPEPASNKERRRDERERRKARQKIERRIEKIEAEILEKESAVSELGWKLADPGLFKEPDRLRGLEAERTELGSEIEALYAEYERLGAELGAMADADGENAAAS
- a CDS encoding DEAD/DEAH box helicase, with product MSKQADRVGPGRTSRTSGNVASGGGGTGERIAAFLDAIAADADLSSALRHHEVLPPQEPDLAPELELPVPLQQILKTRGISAPYAHQSRAIQALRSGKDVVLATPTASGKSLVYSLPTLEQALADRDARAIFLFPLKALEQDQRAKLELDITALGLMSQDDRPRVEIYDGDTPPSRRKKIRENPPNVLITTPDMLHLGILPHHQSWDGLFRGLRLVVVDELHTYRGIFGSHVSQVLRRLLRVARNHGSKPQLVCASATVANPGELASNLAGRPFEVVESDGASRSRRHVLLMNPQLSPYTVASQLFRLAVGHGLRTIAFTKARRVTELMHTWIVQGDPALADKISSYRAGFLPEERREIERKLFKGDLMGVISTSALEMGIDVGGLDVCLLVGYPGSQIATWQRAGRVGRRDEALIAMIAQPDALDQYFVAHPRAFFSGRFEHAVLDPNNSQILDAHLPCAAAEVPLRANEPAFQAPAVQASIGRLEEAGELLKSESGDRWFASRRNPHRHVSLRSAGASYTIVLANQRDGKGKPRIIGQIGAGNVYTECHEGAIYLHAGRSFVVTRLELDERRVTVEPVEAVYFTKAISEKETEILSRDRTRPAGNIRLTQGRVKVTTHVTGFERRRVRGQELLGTEPLELPPTSYETTGIWLEMPDEIPGVLEREERHVMGGIHAVEHAALAVFPLFALCDRFDVAGISYTRHPQLGRAAVFFYDGHDGGMGLTSSAFDRIEGLLETTYQLIHDCACESGCPGCVHSPRCGNGNRPIDKAAALRVLELTLGQEPLPELPDEEIRLASTPNPAPEAEAQSGPEPRLIWFDLETQRSAKDVGGWHNAHLMRMALACTWDSREQAFKTYREAQVDSLLADLAAADLVIGFNSIRFDYQVLQGYTDDGLRNLASFDLLEAIHTRLGFRLALGHLGEETLGVAKSADGLQSLQWWKEGRIDEIESYCQQDVALLRDLFFHARDKGHLLFRTKRGERVRLPLALSVPELIERTRSRSR
- a CDS encoding Rrf2 family transcriptional regulator yields the protein MRLSLQSQYAICGMFDLAYHGEEGPVQVRVIGERQRIPRRFLEQIFQRLRKAGLVRGKRGPGGGYVLARDAEQVTLRDIVEAVEGPLGDALAPGPPPRDREVPERPTFLWPDLAARIQGALESVSLEGLCRQAAEAGVERASAAGRTWHI
- a CDS encoding glycosyl hydrolase — protein: MHHRPGLALLVGTRKGAWILRPDAAREVWTTEGPVFLGNVAHHFCLDPRDGRTLLIAARAGHLGPTVFRSTDGGRNWQEATRPPAFPKPSPAGRQRAVEQVFWLTPGHADQPGVWYAGTAPEGLFRSEDGGLTWDGVDGWNDHASWDLWAEPDDAEQSTPDGSPLHSVRIDPRDPSHLYLSTSSGGVFESLRAGADWRPLNGGVEANFLPDPFPETGQDTHHLAMHPKAPDVLYQQNHCGIYRLERPGKQWTRIGDNMPKDVGDIGFPISLHPRDPDTAWVFPMDGTDVWPRTSPAGRPAVYRTRDAGKSWERQDAGLPAQQAWLTVKRQSMAVDERDPVGVYFGTTNGDVWASADEGASWQCIAPHLPHVYSIEAVEFVA
- a CDS encoding MoaD/ThiS family protein — encoded protein: MKVSIPEPLRGYTGAGEVDAEGASVDELLRDLDRLYPGLRFRMVDERDRLRPHLRVFINRERARGLQEPLREGDQVQILQALSGG